In Kogia breviceps isolate mKogBre1 chromosome 9, mKogBre1 haplotype 1, whole genome shotgun sequence, a single window of DNA contains:
- the OR6V1 gene encoding LOW QUALITY PROTEIN: olfactory receptor 6V1 (The sequence of the model RefSeq protein was modified relative to this genomic sequence to represent the inferred CDS: inserted 5 bases in 4 codons; deleted 1 base in 1 codon) produces MEKVSFLKERLEREKKDEKRDAGTFVFRKQRKDKELEKEPAKKSLKSYWTIKTEPVRSSRLGNFCPSGTCLLGIDFHHAYGPVCLGSQASHQGARSRERLVVISHQDLLASHTWYREWASSAVSNFRVVREFVLLGFSPLREFQTLLFAFILLILVLTVLGHLAVVTXSCLDPCAHSPMVCXVEVQATSTAVPRMLADLRSAPRTVSLAERLTQSFFSFSLGSTNFLTLPAAAVDGYVAICRPLHHATVTNGPVCVKLVVVCWGVGFLSVTALTLQKPQLWFCGRSVVGHSFCGSAPPLKLSCSDTQHVELVDVFLSFPCASXLAGLGFGSSIFICLRPGQGRSTQLNKVVAPFLNLFLFTFPNEKVXEVVEDVSERVLLRDPAPHR; encoded by the exons ATGGAGAAGGTGAGTTTTCTGAAGGAGAggctagagagagaaaagaaggatgaGAAGAGAGATGCGGGGACATTCGTATTTAGAAAACAGCGGAAAGACAAGGAGCTAGAGAAGGAGCCAGCCAAGAAATCCCTCAAGAGTTATTGGACAATTAAGA CAGAACCAGTCCGCTCCTCGCGCCTTGGGAACTTCTGCCCTTCGGGAACGTGTCTCCTGGGCATTGACTTTCACCATGCGTACGGGCCAGTGTGCTTGGGAAGCCAGGCCAGCCATCAGGGAGCAAGGTCAAGAGAGCGGCTGGTGGTGATTTCCCACCAGGACCTCCTGGCTTCTCACACGTGGTACAGAGAATGGGCGTCAAGTGCAGTGAGTAACTTCAGAGTCGTCAGGGAGTTTGTGCTCCTGGGATTTTCTCCTCTGCGTGAGTTCCAGACCCTCCTGTTCGCTTTCATCCTATTGATACTTGTGCTGACGGTGCTGGGGCACCTGGCCGTTGTCA CCAGCTGCCTGGACCCCTGCGCCCACTCTCCCATGGTCT TCGTGGAGGTGCAGGCCACCTCCACTGCGGTCCCTAGGATGCTGGCCGACCTGCGGTCCGCTCCCAGGACCGTGTCCCTGGCTGAACGCCTGACCcagtctttcttctccttctccctgggCTCCACCAACTTCCTGACCCTCCCAGCCGCGGCCGTCGACGGCTACGTGGCCATCTGCCGTCCTCTGCACCACGCGACTGTCACGAACGGGCCAGTCTGTGTGAAGCTGGTGGTGGTCTGCTGG GGGGTTGGGTTCCTCTCCGTCACCGCCCTGACCCTGCAGAAGCCCCAGCTCTGGTTCTGCGGCCGCAGCGTCGTTGGCCACTCCTTCTGCGGCTCTGCCCCGCCGCTCAAGCTGTCCTGCTCCGACACCCAGCACGTCGAGCTCGTGGACGTCTTCCTGTCCTTTCCTTGCGCTT TGCTGGCCGGCCTCGGCTTCGGCAGCTCCATCTTTATCTGCCTGAGGCCAGGCCAGGGCCGCTCCACGCAGCTCAACAAGGTGGTGGCCCCGTTCCTCAACCTCTTCCTCTTCACCTTCCCGAATGAGAAGGT AGAGGTCGTTGAGGATGTGTCCGAAAGGGTCCTCCTCAGAGACCCAGCCCCCCACAGATGA